The Macrobrachium rosenbergii isolate ZJJX-2024 chromosome 20, ASM4041242v1, whole genome shotgun sequence region ATGTACCTTTTTAGAGCACAGCTTAATCAACCACATGAAAGCATACAATTTGGAAAATGGATTTGACATCTGAAGCAAAGGGGGTAAAAATTTTGGGCCGATGAATACATCCACTCAATATAATACATTATGACTTTGGGTAATATAAATTGCAGTTGACTGCCTTCTTAAAAGTAACACTGTAAAGTTGGTACTGACAGACAGTTGCTTAGTGTAACCAGCAACATTCATCTTAAAGGTCTTTGGAAGTCATTAAAGTTTACACAACATTAAAGTATTTATCCTTTCAGAACACTAGTCACCCTCACTCTTAACATACAAAAGGTGTGGTTCACATCTGTCAACCTACAGGGAACTGCATCTAAGACCACACTAGTCAACATCCACAGTAAATCCTTCCCCATTTTccaagggtccaaataatataatcataaattaGTTTAAACCTTACAAATGAAAGTACATTACTGTATTCACTGTAggattacataaaataatacagtacatactatAAATACTAACTACAGTATTACCTTCTCAGAAAATTCTATGAATTTTAAACTCAAATGATAACATAATTTTCTGGACAAAAGAAAGTCATCAAAAATGTCCATACACTACTCAGTACTACAAAGGATTAATTTCCACTTTGgcaacatatataaatttttgctcTATATATATTCAAGGTTCATCAGATCCATAATATCTTGTGAAAAGTCTTCCTCagatttccaaaataattttgtacattaCACCCAACGGTGCTATGCACTATCACAATAGGAAAATACAATCCATGTTTACCTTACCATTACCAAACTATTCTATACAGAACATTTGAGTGCTTAGTACCAGTTCAATTACAGTAAATGTGCATGTGCCAGCATAAGAATTTTGTTTAATACTATGAATACATCTGAGCAAAGTTCAAAATCCACTTTTCACTTGGTACTTCCAACACTTTCTCTTCTTTGGTGATGCCACTGACAATGCCTATAACCTGCCTGACTTTCTCAGGCTTCACACctttagacaacagatcctttatgAGTTCCTTCATGTGAGGTGAAACATCTGTGCAAGAGGAATCCAGGTCAGAACCTGTCATATCCAAGTCACacttccttcttttgtttttcttgttataagAGTTTTCTTGACGTCTTTTCTGAGCAACCTTATGCAATTCTACAATACTGGTTCTCATCGTTTGTACGAGCCTTCTGATTTCTGGACCTTTAATTTCCCTCAGtaacttttctcttttcccaAGCAAGCCTGTCAACCTTTTGCTTATCACCTCATTATTTTCAATgaacactttcattttttcttcaactACTATCATCTGAGAACAAAGGTCTCTCAAAATAGGAGCATTTAGACTTTCATAAGCCACCGCTTCTAAATCTTCAAATCTTTCTACAGCATCTTTAAAATTGTCAACGTCATCATCATAGTTTggcaaattatttttctgtttgttaaaattaattagattttgaagaaatttctttgacaCAATACAGCATCCACCGATAAATGGTTCATCTAAGAAAACTTTGGCCAACTCCAAATCTTTTTCTTCATAAACAAATCTAATGAATTTGGTATACAGTCTAAAACACGATCCAAAGTAGTCACCATTCTTTATATTGTGAAACTGCCGAAGAGACTGCAGCGCTTTAGACAGCGATTGGTCATTGGGTTCCTTCCCAAGGTTCCTCCAGGtgcaaaatattgaaattacATCTCTGTTGGTTACTTCTTCAAGATTTTGGCCTTCGAGCCAAGCATCGTCTGCAGAGTATATATTATTAGGGTCCCAGTTTTCATTCAAAAGTTGGATACTCAGGTCTTTGGACTTTGCTCTATTGTATTCTTTTCTAATATCTTCAGTTACTACTAAAAATGTATGGCTATCAGGGATTAACAAGACTTTCTTTCTGGATAAGAGTATTTGTACAAACACCTCATAAAAGAGACTTATATCTGGTGTCTCTGGATTTAAGATAAATATGCTTTGCAGAGTCAAGAGCTCCCTCTTGGTCACAAACCTGCTTTTTGTAGAGCCAAGTGATGCTACTGAATGCTGATTATTAGACTCATAAAGCAAGAGATCAAAAGCAATTAGAGCATGACCATTCAGAGCTGACCGTTCCTTCAACATACTGAAATAGCAAGGTgatatcttatctctctctgagggacaatcaactttcattttattagtGATTGGTATATTACAATATGAAGAATAAATGTTAACATCTTTAATGTCTAGATTTAGGGCCTGTAACATTTCTCGTATAACAGGTTCCTGACTAAAAATCATAGATTCAACTTCGGTTACAAAATCTTTTACATCCTCCAGTTCATCCTGTTCATCTTCCTTAACCTGGGCCCTTTGATTCTGACCTTGGGACATCATTTTACTTAACGGTGCTGCCAAGGGCCTTGCTTGCTGAAGTGAGGGCACTTTATTCACACCCGTCTTAGACAATTGTTTACTGTTGAACGTGTTGCCATGAACTGTTGCTCTGAGAGATTTATCACGACCTGAACTTAAACCAGGCTTTCCTATGGATGATCTAGATGCAAATTTACTGTTAACACCAGTTTTACTTTCTCCAGACTTCAAGCCTGCTGGTGATCCTGATGGATGGGATTTTGTGCTCGGTCTATTAAGACTGTGGGTATTTCCTTTAGGTCCCACAGGTACTGGATTCTTCAGAATTATTTTACAAGGTTTCATTAATGATGATGCAGAGCTTGGAAGAACTGCGCTTTCTTCACTGGGTAACGATTTTGCGGAGATTGCAGATGGCAAAACTGAAGCCACTGCAGGTGCTGGTACTAAATAAACTCTTCCTTTGGGTAAGTCTGGGCAAGTAGCAATTACTGAACCCTGACCTTTACTGACTGTTGGACTTTGACTTTTATTACCAGTCAGACTCTGACTTTTAGCAACAGAAGGCCCTTTAGTACCTAATGACTTTTGACCTTTGGATACTGCTGACTTCTGGTTTTTAGCATGAACGGGATTGCTTTGGGGAATGTGTACTTTTGGcctttttgttgctgttttagttttatgtaatgcTGTGTCTTTTTTCGGCTGGTATACAGCCGTAAAAACCTTACAACATTTGTTTTTCCCTCTGTGAAGAAGTTCTCCAAGCCACTGATCGAGTTTGCTGATATTCAATTGGGCAATATTACTTCCTAAATCTGTTCTTTCAAAGACTTGTGTGATTGCTTCCTCCTTATCCACACTGAGGTTACGGTTAATCCAGTCATTTATACAAACAATTGCACCATATGTAATTTTGGAATTTACAGTAACCGATTCAGTGCCCTTAAAAATCATACGCAACACTTCATCATTCCAAATATCACGACACTTTTTGCAAATCATGTCGATTGCATCCACATACCTACTCTCCGACTGCTGTTCTTCCTCACTTGAAATATCTACAAATTCCACTTTCATATCCACAGGTGATGTGCCTGAAGAGGATACTTCTACATCATCTTTATTACTATGGTCAGTGTTTTCCCTGGTGTCCAAAGAAACTTTGGAACATTTGGGTCCAGGGACACCTCGTAATTTCCCATGATCACTATCACGTGATCGTTTCTTCCTTCTCATGACATGTGTACCACCAGAACCTTCACCTCCTAGAGAGTCTCCTGTtaactgtaatttttcattaccAAGTGTGGCTGATGTGATACTTTGGACTCTTTCAGAAGAATTTAAAATGTCCGATTCTGGTAAAGAATGATCTTTTTCAGTATCTTCTCCAGAGACTCTCATTCCTTCATAATTACCATCACTACTGCTACCTGAGCCTTGATCACTTTCAACAATTCCTACTTTTTTAATATCCTCCTGACTCCTTTCGTCAGTTCTTGCCTTCTCTTCAGTTGTACTTATCTCTGCGTCAGTTGTCAATGGCTTAACATTATCTTTGCCCCCCACTTGGTCAGCCAACACTCttcttttactgagagagagtAAACTAGGTTTGTTTACTTTACTCTTGTCGATGTTTGACACCTCTTCtttataatttgcttttaaaaGTTCTCCAGATTCAAGTTCTTCACAACCCTTTTGACTTTCACCCTCTTGAGAGCAATCAGCAAGATTTTCTTCTCCATCCTGTGGATATTTTCTTCCAGAATCTGGTGAACCTACAGATTTGGTCTCTATTACTTTTTTATGGCAAACATTTTCATCTTCATGAAAGTTTCCTATTTCACTTGACCTGCGAAGTCTCTTCTCTGAGCCCTCAAATTCTGCAGGGGCAATCCTACTTTCATCACATTTATCTCCAACTTTTTTCCCAAGAGTTTCTTTTTCACAGTCAGAACTTTTCCTTTTCGAACctattttcaaaactattttcagaGAACCTCGTTTTTCGGCAGATTCTTCATGAGTTTCACTTTCACTGCGGTTACCACTTTTATTCTGGAACTCATTTAAAAGTGTTCTATTTTTGCCAATTACATCCAGGTCAGTTCCAGAATCATTATGCACTTCCCTTTCTTGTGCCtgagaaaattcatttttcttcactaagcttttattaatttctaagTTATTCAGTTTCTCTACACTTGGGCTTTCCTGGTTATGcctcacttcttcctcctcactACCACTATCTTCTTCACATGATTTTCCCTCAtgtgtctcttctctctcttctctagctACCTTCAGCAGTTGATCATCATACTCCCTTTTGTTTGAAGTATCAGCACTGCACTGAACTGACCTATTTCCAGAGACATCATGCAAAATTAAGTCACTGTCAATATCTTTTTCTTGtctatcattattgtttttcacTTGGCCATCAGATTTTAATATACCATGAGGTTCAGTGCTTACATCAGAGTCAGATGCACAGTGAATATCTTGTAACAAAGTTGCACTGTTTTCACTTTTCTCTGTTAAAGATATTTCACTTCCATCATTATCCACCGTTGAAGAGATTTCATCCTGAAAGGCTATGCTATCCTCAGGCTTTTCAGGCTTTTTAGAGGCTACACTATTCTCAGGCTTTTCATGGGCTAAACTATCCTTGGGCTTTTCAGGAGCTTTACTATCGTCAGACTTTGCAGGAGGTGTACAATCATCAAGTTTTTCAGGAGCTATAACCATTGGCTTCTCTGGGGCTATATCCTCATATTTATCAGAATGTACACTATCCTCAGGGTTTTCAGAAGGTATACTCTCATCAGGGTTTTCAGGACCTATACTATTCTCCAGTTTTTCAGAATGAATACTATCCTCATGGTTTTCAGAGGATGTACTCTCACTAGGGTTTTCAGTGACTATACTATTCTCCTGGCTTTCTGAAGGTATACTATCATCAGGATTTTCATAAGGCATGCTATCCTCAGGGTTTTCAGAAGGTACACTATTCTTAGGTTCTTCTTGAGCTTTATCTTCTGGTTTTTCAGAAGTTATACTATCCTCAGCATTTTCAGAAGGTACACTATTCTCAGGCTCTTCATGAGCTTTATCTTCTGGTTTTTCAGAAGTTATACTATCCTCAGTGTTTTCAGAAGGTACACTATTCTCAGGCTCTTCATGAGCTTTATCCTCTGGTTTTTCAGAAGTTAAACTATCCTCAGCATTTTCAGAAGGTAcactattcacaggctcttcatgaGCCATAATGTCCTCTGGTTTTTCAGAAGTCATACTATCCTCAGAGTTTTCAGAAGGTACCACATTCTCAGGTTCTTCATGAGCTTTATCCTCTGGTTTTTCAGAAGTCATACTATCCTCAGAGTTTTCAGAAGGTACACTATTCTCAGACACTTCATGAGCTATAATATCCTCTGGTTTTTCAGAAGTCATACTGTCCTCAGAGTTTTCAGAAGGTACGATATTCTCTGGCTCTTCATGAGCTATAATATCCTCTGGTTTTTCAGAAGTCATACTATCCTCAGAGTTTTCAGAAGGTACACTATTCTCAGGCTCTTCATGAGCTTTATCCTCTGGTTTTTCAGAGGTCATACTATCCTCAGAGTTTTCAGAAGGTACACTATTCTCAGGCTCTTCATGAGCTATAATATCCTCTGGTTTTTCAGAAGTCATACTATCCTCAGAGTTTTCAGAAGGTACAATATTCTCAGGCTCTTCATGAGCTATAATATCCTCTGGTTTTTCAGAAGTCATACTATCCTCAGAGTTTTCAGAAGATACACTATTCTCAGGCTCTTCATGAGCTATAATATCTTCTGGTTTTTCAGAAGTCATACTATCCTCAGAGTTTTTAGAAGGTACCATATTCTCAGGCTCTTCATGAGCTATATCCTCTGGTTTTTCAGAAGTCATACTATCCTCAGTGTTTTCAGAAGGTACGATATTCTCAGGCTCTTCATGAGCTATATCCTCTGGTTTTTCAGAAGTCATACTATCCTCAATGTTTTCAGAAGGTACAATATTCTCAGGCTCTTCATGAGCTATATCCTCTGGTTTTTCAGAAGTCATACTATCCTCAGTGTTTTCAGAAGGTACAATATTCTCAGGTTCTTCATGAGCTTTATCCTCTGGTTTTTCAGAAGTCATACTATCCTCAGAGTTTTCAGAAGGTACACTATTCTCAGGCTCTTCATGAGCTATAATATCCTCTGGTTTTACAGATGTTACACTATCCTCAGAGTTTTCAGAAGGTATACTATCCTTATAATTTTCAGATGATATACTGTCCTCAGGGTTTTCAGGAGCTATACTATCCTCTGGTTTTTCAGAAGGTATAATATCCTCAAGGTTTTCAGGATCAGGTTCTTCAGGAACAATATTATCCTCTGGCTTTTTGGGAGCTATAATGTCCTCAGGTTTTTCAGGAGTTATACTATCCTCAGGCTCTTCATGAGCTATATTATTCTCAGACTTTCCTGGAGCTGTACCATCCTCAGGCTTTTCAGGATCACTGTCCTTTTCCTTGTAAAAGTCTTCAGAAGATGTTCTATTTTTTAAATCACTCTCATTTTCATCAATTCCCTTGGCAGATAAACTAGTGGTTTCTCTTCTGTGAAAAGACAGAGACAATTTCCTTTCAACTGACAATAAGGGTTTATTAAGAGGGTTTGCTTCCTTACTTAGCTCTGAGGTTTCAGGCAATTTATTAGAGCATGGCATTGGTTTTTCTTGAGTATGTTTATTGAAAAATTCCCCCTCCATCACATCTCGAGCACATTTATCAGAATTTGACACATTTAAGTCTCTTGAACCTTCCTCCTCAAAACAAGGTGATGTAGATGCAGTATTATCAGTTTGTGATGGTGAACTTTCTTGATTTTCTGCCACCTTCTCCTTACCCATTAAATCTGGTGAATGTGTTTTGCCTTCTTTTACAACATGttcatccttttttctttcacttgatTGTTCTTGTTTAGATGTATCTGCTAATTCTCTATCAAAGACATGCACTTTTAGTCTCCTTCTCCCACCTAGCTCAGGTGATCTAACAGGTGACGTCTCTGACATCTGAGAAGGAGATTTAACTGGAGATGAAAGAGGTGAAAACTGACTAAAACTTTTCCTTCGAAACCCAATTTCTGGCGATTTCGGTTCTATATCCATAACACTAGAATTACTTTCAAAGCTTTTTTCAACATCTGTTACAGTTTCTCCATCTAAGAGATCTATTCTACTTTTATCAACTAATTTATTAGCTGAATTAGGTTCTTCTAGTTTATCACAAATTTTCCCTGCATCTTCTGCCACAGTGTTCTTTATAGCAtcagaaatacatttttcagcCGGGTTCTGATTTTCCAACTTTTCATCAACActcttttcattttcagcttTAGCATTATTTCCTACAGTCTCCAAACTATCTTCTCTGCAAGGATTAGTCTCAGTCAAATCTCCTAATGAATTTTCAGTCTCCCCACTTGTTAAAACCTCATCTGATTTAGTTCCAGTTCCCAACTTTACTTTGTCACCTTCACTGCTAGAAGACACACTTATATCCACATCATTTTTCACTTCCATGTCACCCTTGAGAACACCTTCATTGGGACTCACTTCATCATTAGGTTGTCCTTCAACATCACACTCCATTCTTAAGGCTTGCTGTAGTTTTCATCCCAGGTAAAACAGTAGCTATAGTTGTCAGTCACTCCTTAGATACTTTAGCAATTTGTCTCCAATATGTACTGCTCCCACAGGAATACCTGGGTTTCCACACCTGTGCAAAAAAGAAATGGTAGCTATATTTCTTAATAACTTCACTCTTATTgaaggaaaaaatctttaaacTATATTTTGCTCTATGCATATAAATTCAATTATGACTATAAGCCTGTTAACATAAAGACTGATTGTTAAAAAGCAACTTGAAATGACAAAGGGACCCTTAACAAAAGTGCAAGACAAAGACCTTCCTTAACAGGAAGGAATGATCTCATTCCTGTGCAGTACGtcaaatatgtttattattttgggATACCAGGgaataaaaacactgaataacATTGTTTTAAAGCAAACTGCAggcatttttcctagatatataAACGTGAGATCTTTTATATAAGAGTATCTTCAGTGACATTGATTCACACCGCATCTGAAAATGTCAGCTTCTCAGTCAAAAGCATGATTATGGGAAGGGTGATTCCTGTAACCTCCTACACAGTCTGGCATATACCAATGTGACAAGATTATAGAGGGTTTTGTCCAATTTGGGATTTTGTATGAATGCAGGTCAGTAGGTAgcaattattaccattattagatCCTTACGGTTAATAATGATCTACATCTGGCATCCCATGTTTAAAGGAGGGTGCAAGAATCATCCTCTGTGTGATGCCTTCTGATAGGATGGTCTTTTGAGTAACTTACTTACAATATGCCAAATGAAAGAGTACAAGGCTTTGGCTGCTGTGGTCCAGATGAAGCAatgctgagacagagagagagagagagagagagaaatgagtcaTTCCACCCTGCACTGTCTGAAGTATGTCAACCCATGAACCTAAGGCAAAGTGCTTTTCTATCCAATGGAGCTAGGGAAAGCTACATATGTTGAGCAGCCATCACAGATCCTACAGAGAAGTTGCCCAAGGACTTGTGGATGACATTCCATAACCTGAAGAACTGAAAAGTTCCACCTGAAAACAAGGGTTAGGGGCAATGTTCCTAGCCTTAGGGCTCTCATCTAGGGTATAAAGTCATTGCCTTTGCCAAAAGACCCGTATGTGTGGTTGACCACTACATGAAGCCAGAAAAAATGGTGCTCTCGAACACCTCTTCTTGAGCATGTCAGTGTTAATAAAGAAACACTGACACTCAGGCTTTTAGTGCAATTTTCCTCTCTGGTAGTGGTGTACTATACAGATTTCATTGGACACCAAAACAAAGTTGCCTCAATTGTCACCTGCAAAGTCCTGTTGAGAGGCGATTTGCAACTCAACTTTCTAATCAGAACCTGATAGGTTCTGAATTGTGTAGTAAATTCAGGAATGACTGATAATAACTTAGAGCCCGAACACCTGATAGCTGGCCAAGGTGTGAAACATCCCAAAGCTTACTATATGCGTATTGTCAATGTTAAGGTTGGCAGACAAAAGTCCCATGTGTGAGATCTCTACTGTAGAGGCTAAAAGGGTGACCTAGACCATGGAGAATGACTGTCTTAACTTACTACGGAGCCATGTTTTATGGGGGTGGTAAGAATGTTCAAGGCTCCCCATGTCTATAAAGTTGAGCTAAAGTAGCCTAGAGTATATACAGAACAACTTGTGCAAAATCCAAAGATTAAAAGCAGagctctctcatttcttctttggAATCAATGGAAGTCACATGAATCTGTACAGATTCTTGGGAAGAAAAAACTGAGTGAAAGGCTGAAGCAGTCGTCAAGAAGCTTTTTCCACGTAGTTGACGTCAAAAATGTTCTGGGAATCATGGTGGATGGAGGGAAGGCCAGAAATTCCCTTCTAAATGATGAAATCTTTGCCCATAGCTAAATGATGATTGAAGAGTTCCAGTGCAGAGAAGGACAGGCTGAGTAAAATAAATCAGTTCAACTCTGCTCTCCAAAATTTATcttatgtttatttaataaataatggtaaattttcccatattcttcttaccttggttttcAATGTTCACCACAAATGATGAATGGTATGGACAGGCAGTTGGTCAGTTTGCCTAATCTTGGCAGGCCATATGTCgaatcaaaatgattttgaattattACTCATTATTCTTATTAACAAAGTTATtagcattttcatttcctttggcaaaaaatgcttttaaatgatGGTTTAACCTCTAAAGGATGGCAAACAGTCAAAAACATTGAGAGAGCAAGATAAGCTGTTTGTTAATCATTGCTCTGAGGTCAACTTAGAAAACCAAGATAAAAAGAATGGATACTTCTACCTTTAAATctttatacaaatacaataaaagacGTGATATTCCTTTTGTCCGACTACAAGCTCCTAGATCATAATTTGGTCGTCATAGAAGTACCAAACTTAGAAGACAGTTAAGTACATAGTTTTAAGtcccagtgaaaaaaaattatattctcagTATAGTATGTTACACACTTAAAGGGCTTTGttgaaaaaatatgcaattttagTTAACAATTAAGATACTaataaaatttctgtaatttcctAACTTTTTATTATCCAACGTAAAAACACACGTTTAAAAGAAACTCACCTCAAACAATAATTACTGTCTGTCTGTTGAGGTGTTTGTCTAGCCAAGAAGTAACTCTGGAATTAGAAAAATTATTCtgtattatttgttattcttatcaAAAACCTTACTGAAAAACACTGGACAGAGAAATAGAGAGTTGTATGCTCAGACAA contains the following coding sequences:
- the LOC136849295 gene encoding serine-rich adhesin for platelets-like, which gives rise to MECDVEGQPNDEVSPNEGVLKGDMEVKNDVDISVSSSSEGDKVKLGTGTKSDEVLTSGETENSLGDLTETNPCREDSLETVGNNAKAENEKSVDEKLENQNPAEKCISDAIKNTVAEDAGKICDKLEEPNSANKLVDKSRIDLLDGETVTDVEKSFESNSSVMDIEPKSPEIGFRRKSFSQFSPLSSPVKSPSQMSETSPVRSPELGGRRRLKVHVFDRELADTSKQEQSSERKKDEHVVKEGKTHSPDLMGKEKVAENQESSPSQTDNTASTSPCFEEEGSRDLNVSNSDKCARDVMEGEFFNKHTQEKPMPCSNKLPETSELSKEANPLNKPLLSVERKLSLSFHRRETTSLSAKGIDENESDLKNRTSSEDFYKEKDSDPEKPEDGTAPGKSENNIAHEEPEDSITPEKPEDIIAPKKPEDNIVPEEPDPENLEDIIPSEKPEDSIAPENPEDSISSENYKDSIPSENSEDSVTSVKPEDIIAHEEPENSVPSENSEDSMTSEKPEDKAHEEPENIVPSENTEDSMTSEKPEDIAHEEPENIVPSENIEDSMTSEKPEDIAHEEPENIVPSENTEDSMTSEKPEDIAHEEPENMVPSKNSEDSMTSEKPEDIIAHEEPENSVSSENSEDSMTSEKPEDIIAHEEPENIVPSENSEDSMTSEKPEDIIAHEEPENSVPSENSEDSMTSEKPEDKAHEEPENSVPSENSEDSMTSEKPEDIIAHEEPENIVPSENSEDSMTSEKPEDIIAHEVSENSVPSENSEDSMTSEKPEDKAHEEPENVVPSENSEDSMTSEKPEDIMAHEEPVNSVPSENAEDSLTSEKPEDKAHEEPENSVPSENTEDSITSEKPEDKAHEEPENSVPSENAEDSITSEKPEDKAQEEPKNSVPSENPEDSMPYENPDDSIPSESQENSIVTENPSESTSSENHEDSIHSEKLENSIGPENPDESIPSENPEDSVHSDKYEDIAPEKPMVIAPEKLDDCTPPAKSDDSKAPEKPKDSLAHEKPENSVASKKPEKPEDSIAFQDEISSTVDNDGSEISLTEKSENSATLLQDIHCASDSDVSTEPHGILKSDGQVKNNNDRQEKDIDSDLILHDVSGNRSVQCSADTSNKREYDDQLLKVAREEREETHEGKSCEEDSGSEEEEVRHNQESPSVEKLNNLEINKSLVKKNEFSQAQEREVHNDSGTDLDVIGKNRTLLNEFQNKSGNRSESETHEESAEKRGSLKIVLKIGSKRKSSDCEKETLGKKVGDKCDESRIAPAEFEGSEKRLRRSSEIGNFHEDENVCHKKVIETKSVGSPDSGRKYPQDGEENLADCSQEGESQKGCEELESGELLKANYKEEVSNIDKSKVNKPSLLSLSKRRVLADQVGGKDNVKPLTTDAEISTTEEKARTDERSQEDIKKVGIVESDQGSGSSSDGNYEGMRVSGEDTEKDHSLPESDILNSSERVQSITSATLGNEKLQLTGDSLGGEGSGGTHVMRRKKRSRDSDHGKLRGVPGPKCSKVSLDTRENTDHSNKDDVEVSSSGTSPVDMKVEFVDISSEEEQQSESRYVDAIDMICKKCRDIWNDEVLRMIFKGTESVTVNSKITYGAIVCINDWINRNLSVDKEEAITQVFERTDLGSNIAQLNISKLDQWLGELLHRGKNKCCKVFTAVYQPKKDTALHKTKTATKRPKVHIPQSNPVHAKNQKSAVSKGQKSLGTKGPSVAKSQSLTGNKSQSPTVSKGQGSVIATCPDLPKGRVYLVPAPAVASVLPSAISAKSLPSEESAVLPSSASSLMKPCKIILKNPVPVGPKGNTHSLNRPSTKSHPSGSPAGLKSGESKTGVNSKFASRSSIGKPGLSSGRDKSLRATVHGNTFNSKQLSKTGVNKVPSLQQARPLAAPLSKMMSQGQNQRAQVKEDEQDELEDVKDFVTEVESMIFSQEPVIREMLQALNLDIKDVNIYSSYCNIPITNKMKVDCPSERDKISPCYFSMLKERSALNGHALIAFDLLLYESNNQHSVASLGSTKSRFVTKRELLTLQSIFILNPETPDISLFYEVFVQILLSRKKVLLIPDSHTFLVVTEDIRKEYNRAKSKDLSIQLLNENWDPNNIYSADDAWLEGQNLEEVTNRDVISIFCTWRNLGKEPNDQSLSKALQSLRQFHNIKNGDYFGSCFRLYTKFIRFVYEEKDLELAKVFLDEPFIGGCCIVSKKFLQNLINFNKQKNNLPNYDDDVDNFKDAVERFEDLEAVAYESLNAPILRDLCSQMIVVEEKMKVFIENNEVISKRLTGLLGKREKLLREIKGPEIRRLVQTMRTSIVELHKVAQKRRQENSYNKKNKRRKCDLDMTGSDLDSSCTDVSPHMKELIKDLLSKGVKPEKVRQVIGIVSGITKEEKVLEVPSEKWILNFAQMYS